Proteins encoded within one genomic window of Lepidochelys kempii isolate rLepKem1 chromosome 11, rLepKem1.hap2, whole genome shotgun sequence:
- the NIF3L1 gene encoding NIF3-like protein 1, whose product MLLSCVHLIRRPLQCIQPLLVLPSRSFMDLKALVSSLDDFASLSLAESWDNVGLLVEPSPPHTVSTLFLTNDLTEEVMQEALQRKADLILSYHPPIFRALKRITWKTWKERLVIQALEHRVGIYSPHTAYDAIPHGVNNWLAKGLGACTTVPLHPSMAPSYPTEGTHRVEFSVDHTEHLETILSSMRGIPEISSLITLPARAEGEEQTRVSLNCTQKALLEVVALLSRNSLLYHKTEIMLLQKPLLPHTGMGRLCTLSEPVSLSALTERIKSHLRLPYIRLALGMGKTLETKVKVAALCAGSGSSVLQGVEADLYLTGEMSHHEVLDAVAKGISVILCEHSNTERGFLSELRDMLATHLENKITIVVSERDRDPLQVI is encoded by the exons ATGCTGCTGTCCTGTGTGCACCTGATTCGCCGACCTCTCCAGTGCATCCAGCCTTTGCTTGTCTTGCCTTCACGCTCCTTCATGGATCTAAAAGCTCTAGTTTCCTCCTTGGATGACTTTGCTTCACTCTCTCTGGCTGAAAGCTGGGACAATGTAGGACTGCTGGTAGAACCGAGCCCACCCCATACTGTGAGCACACTCTTCCTAACTAATGACCTTACAGAGGAAGTAATGCAGGAGGcattgcagaggaaggcagatCTTATCCTCTCTTACCACCCACCCATATTCCGAGCACTCAAGCGCATTACATGGAAAACCTGGAAAGAGCGTCTTGTGATCCAGGCTTTGGAACACAGAGTCGGCATTTACTCTCCACACACAGCATATGATGCCATACCTCATGGAGTCAATAACTGGCTAGCCAAAGGACTTG GTGCCTGTACCACTGTCCCACTACACCCATCAATGGCTCCCAGCTACCCAACTGAGGGCACTCACCGGGTGGAATTCAGTGTGGACCATACTGAGCACCTGGAGACAATCCTATCTAGCATGCGAGGGATCCCAGAGATTTCATCTCTCATTACTCTCCCTGCCAG GGCTGAAGGTGAGGAGCAGACACGAGTCAGTTTGAACTGCACCCAGAAGGCGCTGCTGGAGGTGGTGGCATTATTGTCACGGAACAGCCTTCTTTATCACAAGACTGAAATAATGTTATTACAGAAG CCTCTGCTTCCACATACTGGAATGGGACGCCTATGCACGCTGAGTGAGCCAGTCTCCCTGTCAGCCTTGACTGAACGAATCAAAAGCCATCTAAGGCTGCCTTACATACGCCTGGCCCTGGGAATGGGGAAGACGTTAG AAACCAAAGTGAAGGTGGCTGCTCTgtgtgctggctctgggagcagcGTCCTGCAGGGTGTGGAAGCCGACCTCTATCTCACTG GAGAGATGTCCCACCATGAAGTACTGGATGCTGTTGCCAAAGGGATAAGTGTGATTCTGTGTGAGCACAGTAACACTGAGCGAGGCTTTCTGTCAGAGTTGCGAGATATGCTGGCTACACACTTAGAGAATAAGATCACTATCGTtgtgtcagagagagacagagaccctCTTCAGGTGATATAG
- the ORC2 gene encoding origin recognition complex subunit 2 isoform X2, which produces MSQLELKRSKVLEARFVADEDVLKHISDTGGVKVRKDRAQLALNVKRFVKKLENISDDEAQEILEEQNYVAVLGACAEASELAQTPGKNVTFDSSQYPEKPASTPQSSKKYSASNKAQLKSKKNEFVSTTPYRLRKRLTAPSLHSDSESDYSASCSEEEEEEKDHKETSDVILDQKTPSKTRAAPTPASKKIPAKKLKEELMSNLVEEYFEAHSSSKVLTSDRTLQKLQKRKLDQQTLLVLLNKAPPAFTAELKELNQQHESLFSKWMLQLHLGFSIVLYGLGSKRDLLEKFRTSLLQDSVHLVVNGFFPSITVKSILNSITEEVLDHVGTFRSPMDQLDLIMKRFKEDSSLELYLLIHNLDSKMLRGDKSQQILAQLASLPNVHLIASIDHINAPLMWDQAKQSLYNWLWYETTTFSPYLEETSYENSLLVQQSGSLALSSLTHVLQSLTPNARGIFRLLAQYHLENKDNPSYPGLSFQDFYQRCREAFLVNSDLTLRAQLTEFRDHKLIRTKRGTDGVEYLLIPVDNGTLTDFLEKEDEDM; this is translated from the exons ATGAGTCAGCTGGAGTTAAAGAGAAGCAAGGTCCTGGAAGCCAGGTTTGTGGCTGATGAAGATGTTCTGAAGCACATTTCTGATACCGGAG GTGTTAAAGTTCGGAAGGACAGAGCTCAACTTGCGCTCAACGTAAAGAGATTTGTGAAGAAACTTGAGAACATTTCTGATGATGAGGCCCAGGAGATCCTGGAAGAGCAGAACTACGTGGCTGTTTTGGGGGCGTGTGCTGAAG CCTCTGAACTAGCCCAGACACCAGGGAAGAATGTAACCTTTGATTCCTCCCAGTATCCTGAGAAGCCAGCCAGCACCCCTCAAAGCAGCAAAA AGTACTCTGCTTCGAACAAAGCCCAGCTGAAG AGTAAAAAGAATGAATTTGTGTCCACAACACCTTACAGACTCAGGAAGAGATTGACAG CTCCAAGCTTGCATTCAGACAGCGAGAGTGACTATTCTGCTTCATgctctgaggaggaggaagaggaaaaggacCACAAAGAAACCAGTGATGTCATATTGGACCAAAAGACCCCAAGTAAAACTAGAGCAGCTCCTACTCCTGCTTCCAAAAAAATACCAGCTAAGAAACTGAAGGAGGAACTGATG AGCAACCTGGTGGAAGAATACTTTGAGGCACACAGTAGTTCCAAAGTTCTAACCTCCGATCGAACCCTTCAGAAGCTGCAGAAAAGAAAGCTGGATCAG CAAACGCTGCTTGTCCTCCTGAACAAGGCTCCCCCTGCCTTCACTGCTGAATTGAAGGAACTAAACCAACAGCACGAATCCTTGTTTTCCAAATGGATGCTGCAGTTACA CCTGGGGTTCAGTATTGTGCTTTATGGACTGGGCTCAAAGAGAGATTTATTGGAGAAGTTTCGTACCTCTCTGCTCCAGGATTCTGTTCACCTTGTTGTCAATGGCTTCTTCCCCAGCATCACTGTGAAATCA ATTCTGAACTCCATAACAGAGGAGGTGCTGGATCATGTGGGGACTTTCCGCAGCCCTATGGATCAGTTAGACTTGATCATGAAAAGATTTAAAGAAG ATTCTTCCTTGGAGCTCTATCTCCTCATCCATAACCTGGACAGCAAGATGTTGAGAGGAGACAAAAGCCAGCAAATTCTTGCACAGTTAGCATCCCTGCCCAATGTCCACCTCATCGCCTCCATCGATCACATCAATGCTCCACTCA tgTGGGATCAGGCAAAACAAAGCCTCTATAACTGGCTCTGGTATGAAACAACCACTTTTAGTCCCTACCTGGAAGAAACCTCCTACGAGAACTCGCTcttagtgcagcagtctgggtcTCTGGCTCTGAGCTCCCTAACGCATGTCTTGCAGAGTCTCACTCCCAATGCCAG AGGGATTTTCAGACTGCTGGCTCAGTATCATCTGGAGAACAAGGATAACCCATCTTACCCAG GACTATCTTTCCAAGACTTCTACCAGCGGTGTCGGGAGGCCTTCCTTGTGAACAGTGACCTGACTCTTCGGGCTCAGCTGACAGAATTCAGGGACCACAAGCTCATCCGGACCAAGCGG GGAACAGATGGAGTGGAGTATTTATTAATTCCTGTAGACAACGGAACCTTGACTGACTTTTTAGAAAAAGAGGATGAAGACATGTGA
- the ORC2 gene encoding origin recognition complex subunit 2 isoform X1, which translates to MSQLELKRSKVLEARFVADEDVLKHISDTGGVKVRKDRAQLALNVKRFVKKLENISDDEAQEILEEQNYVAVLGACAEDSLRNGPSAGGGKIYSFQTPKRSGKMAELASELAQTPGKNVTFDSSQYPEKPASTPQSSKKYSASNKAQLKSKKNEFVSTTPYRLRKRLTAPSLHSDSESDYSASCSEEEEEEKDHKETSDVILDQKTPSKTRAAPTPASKKIPAKKLKEELMSNLVEEYFEAHSSSKVLTSDRTLQKLQKRKLDQQTLLVLLNKAPPAFTAELKELNQQHESLFSKWMLQLHLGFSIVLYGLGSKRDLLEKFRTSLLQDSVHLVVNGFFPSITVKSILNSITEEVLDHVGTFRSPMDQLDLIMKRFKEDSSLELYLLIHNLDSKMLRGDKSQQILAQLASLPNVHLIASIDHINAPLMWDQAKQSLYNWLWYETTTFSPYLEETSYENSLLVQQSGSLALSSLTHVLQSLTPNARGIFRLLAQYHLENKDNPSYPGLSFQDFYQRCREAFLVNSDLTLRAQLTEFRDHKLIRTKRGTDGVEYLLIPVDNGTLTDFLEKEDEDM; encoded by the exons ATGAGTCAGCTGGAGTTAAAGAGAAGCAAGGTCCTGGAAGCCAGGTTTGTGGCTGATGAAGATGTTCTGAAGCACATTTCTGATACCGGAG GTGTTAAAGTTCGGAAGGACAGAGCTCAACTTGCGCTCAACGTAAAGAGATTTGTGAAGAAACTTGAGAACATTTCTGATGATGAGGCCCAGGAGATCCTGGAAGAGCAGAACTACGTGGCTGTTTTGGGGGCGTGTGCTGAAG ATTCCTTGAGAAATGGCCCCAGTGCAGGTGGTGGTAAAATTTACTCGTTCCAGACTCCAAAACGTTCTGGCAAGATGGCAGAGCTGG CCTCTGAACTAGCCCAGACACCAGGGAAGAATGTAACCTTTGATTCCTCCCAGTATCCTGAGAAGCCAGCCAGCACCCCTCAAAGCAGCAAAA AGTACTCTGCTTCGAACAAAGCCCAGCTGAAG AGTAAAAAGAATGAATTTGTGTCCACAACACCTTACAGACTCAGGAAGAGATTGACAG CTCCAAGCTTGCATTCAGACAGCGAGAGTGACTATTCTGCTTCATgctctgaggaggaggaagaggaaaaggacCACAAAGAAACCAGTGATGTCATATTGGACCAAAAGACCCCAAGTAAAACTAGAGCAGCTCCTACTCCTGCTTCCAAAAAAATACCAGCTAAGAAACTGAAGGAGGAACTGATG AGCAACCTGGTGGAAGAATACTTTGAGGCACACAGTAGTTCCAAAGTTCTAACCTCCGATCGAACCCTTCAGAAGCTGCAGAAAAGAAAGCTGGATCAG CAAACGCTGCTTGTCCTCCTGAACAAGGCTCCCCCTGCCTTCACTGCTGAATTGAAGGAACTAAACCAACAGCACGAATCCTTGTTTTCCAAATGGATGCTGCAGTTACA CCTGGGGTTCAGTATTGTGCTTTATGGACTGGGCTCAAAGAGAGATTTATTGGAGAAGTTTCGTACCTCTCTGCTCCAGGATTCTGTTCACCTTGTTGTCAATGGCTTCTTCCCCAGCATCACTGTGAAATCA ATTCTGAACTCCATAACAGAGGAGGTGCTGGATCATGTGGGGACTTTCCGCAGCCCTATGGATCAGTTAGACTTGATCATGAAAAGATTTAAAGAAG ATTCTTCCTTGGAGCTCTATCTCCTCATCCATAACCTGGACAGCAAGATGTTGAGAGGAGACAAAAGCCAGCAAATTCTTGCACAGTTAGCATCCCTGCCCAATGTCCACCTCATCGCCTCCATCGATCACATCAATGCTCCACTCA tgTGGGATCAGGCAAAACAAAGCCTCTATAACTGGCTCTGGTATGAAACAACCACTTTTAGTCCCTACCTGGAAGAAACCTCCTACGAGAACTCGCTcttagtgcagcagtctgggtcTCTGGCTCTGAGCTCCCTAACGCATGTCTTGCAGAGTCTCACTCCCAATGCCAG AGGGATTTTCAGACTGCTGGCTCAGTATCATCTGGAGAACAAGGATAACCCATCTTACCCAG GACTATCTTTCCAAGACTTCTACCAGCGGTGTCGGGAGGCCTTCCTTGTGAACAGTGACCTGACTCTTCGGGCTCAGCTGACAGAATTCAGGGACCACAAGCTCATCCGGACCAAGCGG GGAACAGATGGAGTGGAGTATTTATTAATTCCTGTAGACAACGGAACCTTGACTGACTTTTTAGAAAAAGAGGATGAAGACATGTGA